From the Saccharomonospora marina XMU15 genome, the window GCGCTTCTGGGCGTCACCGTGGGCACCGCCGTAGGCGTGTTGCCCGGCATCGGTCCAGCGATGACCGTGGCCCTGCTACTGCCGATCACCTACGGAATGGATCCAACCCAGGCGTTCATCATGTTCGCCGGCATCTTCTACGGGGGAATGTTCGGCGGTTCGACGACGTCGATCCTGCTCAACACCCCGGGTGAGTCGGCCTCGGTGGTCACAGCCATCGAAGGCAACAAGATGGCCAAGGCAGGCCGCGCCGCCCAGGCGTTGGCCACGTCGGCCATCGGCTCCTTCGTCGCGGGCACCATCGGAACCCTGCTGCTGGTGCTCGTCACTCCGGTCGTGGTGAGCTTCGCGATCAGCCTCGGCGCCGCCGACTACCTGGCCATTATGGTTCTCGCTTTCGTGGCGGTGAGTGCGGTGCTCGGAGCTTCCCGCGTCCGCGGGTTCGCTTCGCTGCTGCTCGGACTCGTCATCGGCCTTGTCGGAATGGACCTGGTGACGGGACAGCAGCGGCTGACCCTGGGAATTCCGCTGCTGGCGGACGGAATCGATGTCGTCGTGGTCGCGGTCGGCATCTTCGCTGTCGGCGAGGCGCTGTGGGTGGCGGCGCACCTGCGCCGCACTGCGAGCCAGGTGATACCCGTCGGCAGGCCCTGGATGGGCAGAAGTGACTGGAGTCGGTCCTGGAAGCCATGGCTGCGTGGCACCGCACTGGGTTTTCCGTTCGGCGCTCTGCCCGCAGGCGGAGCCGAGATTCCCACGTTCCTGTCCTACGTCACCGAGCGCAGACTCAGCAAGCATCCCGAGCAGTTCGGCAAGGGCGCCATTGAAGGTGTAGCCGGCCCGGAATCGGCGAACAATGCGTCAGCGGCGGGCACACTCGTACCGATGCTGGCGATCGGGCTGCCTACCAATGCCACGGCGGCCATCATGCTCGCAGCCTTCCAGTCGTACGGCATCCAGCCTGGACCACTACTGTTCGAGCGAGAGTCCACTTTGGTTTGGACGTTGATCGCAAGTCTCTTCGTGGGCAACCTGCTGCTGCTCGTGCTGAATCTGCCGCTCGCGCCGGTGTGGGCGAAGCTGTTGCGTATTCCCCGACCGTACCTGTATGCGGGAATCCTGTTCTTCGCAGCCATGGGCGCCTACGCGGTCAACGGGCAAGCGTTCGATCTGTTCCTGTTACTGGCACTGGGCCTGCTCGGGTTCGGCATGCGCCGATTCGGCCTGCCTGTGCTCCCGCTC encodes:
- a CDS encoding tripartite tricarboxylate transporter permease, whose protein sequence is MDNLTELLAGFENVITPANLLIALLGVTVGTAVGVLPGIGPAMTVALLLPITYGMDPTQAFIMFAGIFYGGMFGGSTTSILLNTPGESASVVTAIEGNKMAKAGRAAQALATSAIGSFVAGTIGTLLLVLVTPVVVSFAISLGAADYLAIMVLAFVAVSAVLGASRVRGFASLLLGLVIGLVGMDLVTGQQRLTLGIPLLADGIDVVVVAVGIFAVGEALWVAAHLRRTASQVIPVGRPWMGRSDWSRSWKPWLRGTALGFPFGALPAGGAEIPTFLSYVTERRLSKHPEQFGKGAIEGVAGPESANNASAAGTLVPMLAIGLPTNATAAIMLAAFQSYGIQPGPLLFERESTLVWTLIASLFVGNLLLLVLNLPLAPVWAKLLRIPRPYLYAGILFFAAMGAYAVNGQAFDLFLLLALGLLGFGMRRFGLPVLPLIVGVILGPLAERQGRMALQLSGGDLSGLLGGPVSFVIYAIIAVVVLWPLLGGYLRRRSRADGPIAGV